The sequence below is a genomic window from Salvelinus fontinalis isolate EN_2023a chromosome 19, ASM2944872v1, whole genome shotgun sequence.
agcgtcgtccgggttaggggaggctttggccggggtaggccatcattgtaaaataagaatttgttcttaactggcttgcctagtaaaataaaaacttgATTGATAGCATGAAATGGCtagttgggagattgggaacctatgtGGGCTAGCTAAAGGCAACTTCATAAAATTGTTAGGTGGCTAGTATTATTATAGAGAAACAACGCCTCTATGTCTCCAGCTTGCAGACTGTATAAAGGCGTCAGCTTGCTTCAGTTTGGCTGGTGCCTAGCTGAGCTCAGCTAGCTGAACCGAACGAGTGTGCtagcatactcccttaaaagacttTCGCTTGAAAAACAAAGAAAAAGCGGCattagtactgtttgtccattttgagacaccATAGCCAGTATGCACTTCTTAAAAATACAATTCATCTAAGataattaatgacagatttcttagAGGTTTGACGTTTTTGCCATGAAGAGCTTAGTCGCGCAATTTTGCATCTGTCtaggatgtttggtgcagtatttctcaagtgaaaaaattTATGAGGCCGAATGACAATAGGCACTTCATTGAAGAAACCCTACTATTGGCCAAATCGCCAACAAGGGGGCGTAGTCTTCGGCTACCGACAGGCTTGCCTCAAGAAAATATTGTGTGTGCCCGAACAGCCATAAAAACTCTTGCCAAAGttcaaaacgaacaaaaacgtcacaaaatgtcatcaCAATATACTGTATGCACTAACTGTTCCAAACTGTTTCGGCCGAGAAGCGTGCGGACGGCATAAGGCATcagtcctcctctctatctcctctccctgTGCAGAGAGTGCCCCTGCTGTGATGTGACCCAGCAGGCTGTACACTGCTGCCACATCCAGTCACTGCCCTGctccccgcacacacacacacacacacacacacacacacacacacacacacacacacacacacacacacacacacacacacacacacacacacacacacacacacacacacacacacacacacacagacacacacacacacacacacagacacacacacacacacagacacacagcagccCAGCCGCCTGGTGTGATATAAAACCCTGAGCACCGTGCCGCATGGCGACGGCAAGCGTAACGCTGCCGCATAAAGCCTGTTGGGTTGAGCAGCATCTTTCTGCCTCTAAGCAGGATTTCAGAATCTGAATTCGCACCTCATAGTCAACATGACAGCTTAGGAGTTAGGAGCAGAGGCACCCCCGGCCCAGAGTTAAAGAAATCCATCACACATCACTGTGCAGAGCATCCTCCGCATGCAGAACAGTACTGCAGCGCTGTATACTGTAGCCCCTTAATCCACATGGAATGGATTAGGGAGACGCAATAGAATTATCGAACTTTAGGTGTGTGTGCTGATCACATAGAGAGGATGTGAGGATATGCTTGTTGGGGATCTGTTTCGTATCTTCTAATGGTTTGGGTTTGGAGGGTTGATTACTGATCCAGGGCTGATCCTAGAACAGTGATAAAGGACATGTTCTCCTTGGAGCTACTGTCTGTCTCCGCCTCTGCATACACTATACTATCTAGAACGTGAAAGGTGTTTTTGGCTGTGGCCATAGGAGAATCCTTTGAagaacccattttggttccaggtagaaccttttttggttccttgtagaaccctttccacggagggttctacatggaaccaaaaaaggttctacctgaaaTCAAAACGTGTTTTAACTGGAAATAAAACGGTgttcttatggggacagccgaagaacccttttggaacataGTGCCCACACCCCACAATCCCTCACATGCTGACTGACGGATCAACTCAGGTTATGGTTACAGAACTTGGATGCGGTGAGAGTAGGATTTCTGATATATTTCTGTGGCTCTTCTCTCAATTGACAATGGGAAGGCCAAGTCCACTTAATGTAGAATGTACTGTATAGCTACAGTACACAACTTTGCTTGCAAAAGACTGTTATGGTGTATCACGCATGCATTTTCTTACTGATAAAGGTACGTCTGAATGGAAATAGCCTGATGGGAGTGTCGGCATGGtgcgtgtgtgacagagagagacaaactatGGCCATTGTGTGCATTTTGATAACATCGATCCACAGCAGATTTTACAGACAGAGGTGAGGGTTCTTTTATAGCCTGACGAAGACCTTTGGGTTTACGCTGTCACAATTGCACTCAATAAAACTACAGGAATATTCAACAGTGTACTGGACCAGTATCTATCTTTCTTTCAGAATGATTTTATATCTTTAATATATAGAAAAGCCTCTGCATGCTTAAACTCTATGATCCAAAACATCCCATACAGTCCAAACCCAAACAAACCACATGACCGGGGGAGAAATGTCACTCACTCATACGCTACAACATCTGTGACCAGTGCATCTATCTCTGTCTACAATAGATTCTATACATTATACAGTACAGTTTACAGAGCTGAAAGTGTCCCACCGATTTGTAGCTGTGTAACCCAAGTCTGTGTTGCCAACCCGTAGTCTTGATGTCTACTTCTTTTATACAAAGTAGAGACCATCGAGGCTCTTACAGACACattcgaggaggaggaggaagaggtgttgatgttggaggaggaggagatggaagggGCAGCAGCAGAAATCGCGGCAGCTCTTGAGGAGCTGTGGAGTGGGGATGAGCCTGAGCTGGACAGCCCCCCAGCCGAGCCCTTAAAGCAGGCAGAGGCCATAGGCGAGGCCCATACTGTGCCACTCGTGGAGGCAGAGGCAGCTAGTGCCGCCCCAGAAGGCTCTAACgggagggtggaggagaaggaggaggaggtggcagaggctgagggggaggaggagagtccTGAGgaaggtgtgtctgtctgtcctctctctcctctcccaggctGCATGTTATTGTATTGTATGTAGACAATAATATAATTTAGGCTTTAAGGGAATATTACCCCCGCTACGCTCTGCTAAAGGCTGCAAGGCAACACAGGTGAAAGCTAGGAGCCATGTTTTAAAACTTTCTTCCTGATTCCtccttttttctttctctttgcttttgTTTTCAGTTTTTAGCTGCAATTTTTGAGGCCGGGCTTTTCGTGTCTGTGTATTAATGAAATGTCGCCGATCCTCCCAACCAAGCTTTCCCTTCTCTGATGCTACTTACCGATGTATTGATGTCTCATTGGTGTTAACCCATTGCTCAGTGGCTTTCTGCCAGTGATGTTTGCCATTAAAATGCCTAATTTATATAGCATGTAAATCACTCGTTCTCTATTGGATTCAGCTGTGTTTCGTAATAATATCAATATCAAGTGTTTTTATTGCCATTTCACTGGTTTTCATCTTTTAGATATTGTGTCAATAGTGTTATTCTGTCATTTTTCCTATTGTTGAAATATATTTATGTCTTAGTTGATCTTAAAAACCTTATACTAATGACTTGAAATAAAATTAGAACTTATACAACTTATTCTAGCAAAATTTGATGATAGATGATTGTACATTGTCCTCAAAGGTAATAGTTGAATATGTAATCAAAAATCAGGGTGTAAAGCAGACATTTAGCTAAATAAAAATCATTAGGATTTCTCCATAAAGCCTGGAAATAATGACAGAAAGGCTATTATTTGACCCTTTATTAGATATGTAAAGTCGTCAATTCCATTTCTCATTGCTTGGTTCTTCTCATCCATCAACGCCATGGCTGCCTGCACATTCCGGTTCCGTCATTCCGGTTCCATAACGTTCCGTCACGTTCCATGCCATTGTTCCGTTCATCAGTGAGTGGGTTCCGCCTCATGGGTTCCGCCTCATGCTCCTGTCCTGCCTCAGTGATGCGCGATGATCTTTGTATTGTGCTACAGTAAGTGAAAACAGGCTTTGAGTCTGGAGCAGAGCTTTGCCTGTGTCTGTGATAGTATGGCTGGCCCTGGTTAAAATGGCTGACCTAAAACAAAGTATCCTACCTTTAATAGCTGAATGTTGAAGCAAAACCAAACAAACTACTAAAGATTTAACTTACAGCCTTGAAGATGGACACGGACAAACCAGACAGCGAGAGGAGTGGATCCCTCAGCCCAGACTTCACTGAACAAGAGAGTCCAGCTTTCCTCAGCGGGGTCCACGTAGCAGCACCCCTGATCCCCAAAACGGACATGGcttccccttccccttctctgTCCCCTTTACCTTCAAACAGCCAGAGCCAAGCCAAAGAGCTTAGCAAAATGTCTATACTGGATGAACCTAAAACAGTCTCAGAGAAGCAGCCGTCAGTGGATGTTCTTGAGTCCAGTAACCTCACAACGGATTCAGGGTCTGGGTTCACTACAGCTGGAGACCGAGGTCAAGGACAAGGTGTCCCATCTGACTCTAACAAAGACAAATCGGGCATGTCAGCTTATTTCGAGACTTCGGCCCTGAAGCCAGACGAGGGATCCAAGGGGGTTCAAGCAGAAGGTTATTATGAACTGAGCACTgcaggagaagagaagaaggtCTTAGGGAGCAGTTCCCCAACAGTTACGTCACCCCTTGAGATCAACTATAGCATGCTAGCACAAACACAGTCAGTGGAGGAGAAATCAGACACCAAGAAGAGTTCGATGGGAGATCAAAAGGAGACCTTACCGGCACTGGACAGGAGTAACGAATGTAGGCTGTCTCCTGGGAAACTGGCCCTGGATCAAAGAAGCTACTCTCTCAACATTACAATTGGATCGATGGATCCCAGTGGTCATGGACGACCTAGAAACTTTTCCCCACTGGCCACGGATATCATGTGTTTTACCAGCGGCAGTCTGGAGGAGTCTGCCAACTATCTCCCAGTCACCACTCCGTCTGTGGAGAAGGAGCCACCACCCTTCCCTCCCCTGATCCTGGAGACAGCAGCCTCAGTCACGTCAGACTCCTCGTCTCCTCCCCACAACACAGCAACAGAGACCCCCGGTGAAAAGACTAGCCCCCAGGGGTCAGAGTCCCCAGAATCTCCCTTCCCACCCAAATACTACTACAAAAATGGGACAGTCATGGCTCCTGATCTACCTGAAATGCTGGACCTTGCGGGCAGCAGGTCTAGACTGGCTTCTGAGAACACTGACCCTGAGATCATGAGGAGGAAGTCTGTACCTGCGGACGCCCAAGGCCTTGGCAGCGACTCCCTGGCTAACCTGGTTCTGGGGGACCAGAGTCAGAACCAGAGTCTCGCCAAGAGTGAGAGCCAGCTGGAGGAGTTGGGTTACTGTGTGTTCAGTGAGTACTCAGGGCCCATGCCTTCCCCTGCTGACCTCCATAGTCCCATTGACTCCCCGCCTCAGCGCTTTACCCCTATGGCTCTGGAGGAAAAGATGGCGGAGGAGAAACTGAAAATCGACGCCAGAGACAAACTAGCCGAAGACGAGAAAACCAGTCAGTTAGCTGAGAGCGCCGGTTCCAAAGAAAAAGAAGAAACCAAACAAATGGGACAGAACGACTCAGCTTCAGAGGAAAAAGACAACAAAAAGATCAGCCATGAAAATGTTTCCATGGAAAACCAAAAAGACAAACCAGCTTCAGCTCTGAAGTCAGCCGAGTCCTTTGTAACTCCTACAGTGACGGTTaccctggaagaggaggagaagctAGGAGACAACGGACCCGAGACAGATCCTGAGATGGCTGCCTATGAGAGGCAGATTCGCCGgctggagatggaggacaggccccTGAGCATGGAGGAGGAGCGGGAGCTGCAGGAGCTCAGGGAGAAGGTGAAGGACAAGTTCCTGGTGCACCAGGAGGCATACGAGGAGGTGGATGCTGAAGACGTCTACCAACTGACTGGAGTTGCCAAGGACAGGATCGGCAGGCCCGTTAGGCCCTCCCCAGCCTCCTCCGTGGAGAGTACCACAGAAGAAGACAATGTTTCAGTTACGGAGACAGAGAAACCTAAACAGACGGGAGGTCAGACAACGCCAACCAAGGTTGACGTCATGGGGACGTCTCCCTCTGTGTCAGGTGGTGGTGTGAGCACCACAGAAGAAGACAAGGTTTCAGTTACGGAAATAGAGAAACCTAAACAGACGGGAGGTCAGACAATGCCAACGAAGGTTGACGTCATGGGGACGTCTCCCTCTGTGTTAGGTGGTGGTGTGAGCACCACAGAAGAAGAAAAGGTTCCagttacagagacagagaaacctaAACAGACAGGAGGTCAGACAATGCCAACCAAGGTTGACATCATGGTGACTTCTCCATCTGTGTCAGGTGATGGTGTGAGCACCACAGAAGAAGAAAAGGTTCCAGTTACGGAAATAGAGAAACCTAAACAGACGGGAGGTCAGACAATGCCAACCAAGGTTGACATCATGGTGACTTCTCCATCTGTGTCAGGTGATGGTGTGAGCACCACAGAAGAAGAAAATGTTCCagttacagagacagagaaacctaAACAGACAGGAGGTCAGACAATGCCAACGAGGGTTGACATCATGGTGACGTCTCCATCTGTGTCAGGTGATGGTGTGAGCACCACAGAAGAAGAAAAGGTTTCAGTTACGGAAATAGAGAAACCTAAACAGACAGGAGGTCAGACAACGCCAACAAAGATTGACGTCATGACGACGTCTCCATCTGTGTCAGGTGGTGGTGTGAGCACCACAGAAGAAGAGAATGAGAACGTTAGCGAAGAGGAGCTGAAGAAGGAGCAGGTTGTAGAGGTCAAAGAGAAGACCATGGAAgaaaagaaaaagggggaggagggggagggggaggagggggaggaggatacaGAGCAGGCAGTGGAACCAGAGGAAATCATGATAAAGATAAAACCATCAATGCCTGTAGAGAAAGAAGAGAATGTTGAGAAGGATAGAATGACAAAcaaggtggaagaggaggaggaagatagtgaaGTTCTGGGAGGGGCAGGAGCAGCGGTGATTGATGTTCCAGAACCCAGAGCTGCCATAGAGTCAGTGGTGACTGTAGAAGATGACTTCATCACTGTAGTCCAGACCATCGACGAGGGTGAGGAGCCAGGACACAGCGTGCGTTTTTCCGCTCCGCCCGAGCCTGAgacaccagaggaggaggaggaggagtcccAAGAGGTGGAGATCATGGAAGCAGCTAGTCTGGAGGAGGTGGGGGATGTCTCAGAGGAGGCCCTTGAGAAGGAGGTGCATGCCTCCCCAGAGAAGGTGCAGTTGGAGAccgagggacagacagagagctacGACAGAGATGAGACCACCATGGACGACTCCATCCTAGACAGCTCTTGGGTCGACACTCAAGGTGAGATTTCTCTCTGTTATAATCCAATAATACATGTTTTAATGACAGATAAATTACATCCTTTAATgaccacaaataataatataataagtgGTTTGAAAATGCAATAGTATAGTCAATATGTGACCGTCTCGATTCGGTCCAATGTAGCAACATTTGtaatggtgttttttacattggataaaagtagagacagagctacaaaatggtatatcatacactacagttgagggacaatgggaaagtaattctgctttgaaagttgataaacttgttgcCTCACTTTTGACAAAATGGCCCgttaatgttttggtacacctactggagagcacttctttgtctacacccatttagcatcgttcacaccctcttaagccttagccccacccatgtCCTTTAAGGATGCACAGTGTAggaaacaaccaaagatttcaagactaaaagtggtgaatGTAGTAGCAAAAAGTAGTcttaaaaatacactttatctagtccttggcctatatcctaattTGATATCCtagtcatgttgttcttcacattaccatctgtagtaaacacacactatataaaaataaaaaaagattttaggactcccgagtggcgcagcagtccaaggcactgcatcgcagtgctagaggtgtctctacagacctgggttagatcccaggctgtatcacaaccgacaatgattggcccagtgtcgtctgggttacgGGAGGGTCATCACACCCAAGTAATGCCTCTTCTTTGAAGTAGGGACATGGGACAAACGCCTGGTTTCTTGAAATATATGGATCTGATACCTGTTCATGTTTATTGCAATATTTTCACAGTGGAGACTTCATATTTCATCATGATAACAAAATTACACATCAACACTGTTTTATCCAGGTTATGAGTGTTATGCCCATATTTTGTGTTGTGTCCATAGTACAACTGCATGAtgatgaccttaccatgtctgtTTTGTACCTAGATCTCTCCACTGTAGATGTGGATGATGACATGAGCATGGCTGCCGAGCAGATCGAACCCCTGAGAGCCGACCGAGTCCCAGCCCCACCAGTCAAGAAGTACAAGACTCTCCAGCAGCAGAAGCAGGAAAAGCAGCCAGTGAAGCCCAAGGCTAAAAGCGGGCGTGTGAAGGGGCGCGAGGGGTGCGTCTCCACCCCTGAACGTAAAGCCATCCGCAAGGAGACGGTCTATATCCCCAGGGAAGACATCAAGAAGAAAAAAGGTTCAGAACTACAGTATCTCTCCAAATCATTTTGTTactctatttattttatttttgtaaattaTTTGTAGTTATACATTATTAATTAACAGATTATTAAATTCTCTTTTATTTGAAGTGGTGTAGATCTCCATTCAGTTTGTTACTCTAGAGGGCCAGATTCCCAGATACTTCagtggagaatctccattgaaatagctttttagtccaggacaagGCTGGatatgtgtctgggaaaccaataATTAAAAACATTTCTATATAGGACTTTGTAGTTATATATTATTAATTGACAGATTTTGTTATTCTCTTTCATTCTAATTGTCAAATATTATCATCTTTAAAAGCCTTTAAGATCTCAGATGAATGTTAACTGGCCTTCAGAGAGCCTCTCTCTGTGGGTGTCTGTCCTACCAAACCTTTGTGCCACACTATGTCCTttccttccttttctctctttgaCTATCTCTCACTCTTCCTTCTGATGCTACTTGTACATTCTTCCTTTTTTTCCCTTGAACTATGTCTTTACCTCTTCCTTCTCCTAGCCGTGATCAAGAAGACTGAGCTGACTAAGAAAGGAGAGACGCGCTCCTCTCCATCACGGAAGAGTGTGTTAAAGCCTACTGCGGTCCGACACCCACGTCCCGCCCAGCCCCAACCCCACCCCTGTGCTAGGAGGAAACCTACAGGTGACCAACCACTCCTGggtttcgtcccaaatggcaccctattctctatagggcatggtcaaaagtagctcactaaataggaaatagggtgccatttggaatgcacacCCGCTGGCTGGGCCAGTGAGGCATCTGCAATGTGGCTGCAAATATGAACATTCTCatctcatcaatcaatcaaatgtatttataaagccctttttacatcagcagtttcaCAAAGTACTCAACATTAACCTCATCCTTACAGTTGTTTGAAGCTTCTATTTTTGTTAAATTTTGCTAACTTATTTTGTTCATCTATACATTTTTATTCTGTCTCATTTGTTAGTTAATTTGTCATTTTCAGTGTTTGCATTTTATTAAAATAAACTCATTTGTTATACATTTTTCATTTGACTTCATTTTTCAAATGTACTTGTTGGGAACAGTCAGTCTCTCAACTTTTTGGATTTCTTTTATTATTTGCTATTTACTTTGAATTGCATCTTTCTTCTCCTCAGCTCCCATGTTCATTCTAGGTTTCTCATTTCTGGGAGATGGTTTGTTTGGTAATTTAATGTTACTGCTTCagagttacagttgaagttggaagtttacatacacttaggttggagtcattaaaactcgtttttcaaccaatcctcaaatttcttgttaacaaattatagttttggcaagtcggttaggacatctactttgtgcatgacacaagtcatttttccaataattgtttacagacatattatttcacttataattcactgtatcacaattccagtgggtcagaagtttacatacactaagttgactgtgcctttaaacagcttcggaaaaatgatgtcattgctttagaagcttctgataaactaatagacatcatttgagtcaattgatagttgtacctgtggatttatttcaaggcctaccttcaaactcagtgtctctgcttgacatcacgggaaaataaaaagaaatcagccaagacttcagaaaacaaatgtagacctccacaagtctggttcatccttgggagcaatttccaaacgcctgaaggtaccacgttcatctgtacaaacaacagtacacaagtataaacaccatgggcccactcagccgtcataccacccaggaaggagacgcgttctgtctcctagagatgaacgtacctttgtgtgaaaagtgcaaatcaatcccagaacaacagcaaaggaccttgtgaagatgctggaggaaacaggtacaaaagtatctatatccacagtaaaacgagtcctatatcgacataacctgaaaggccgctcagcaaggaaaaagccactgctccaaaactgccatgaaaaagccagactacggtttgcaactgcacatggggacaaaaatctttctttttggagaaatgtcctctggtctgatgaatcaaaaatagaactgtttggccataatgaccatcgttatgtttggaggaaaaagggggccgcttgtaagccgaagatcaccatcccaaccatgaagcacgggggtggtagcatcatgttgtgggggtactttgctgcaggagggactggtacacttcacaaaatagatggtatcatgaggcaggaaaattatgtggatatattaaagcaacatctcaagacatcaatcaggaaggtaaagcttggtcgcaaattagtcttccaaatggacaatgaccccaagcatacttccaaagttatggcttaaggacaacaaagtcaaggtattggagtggccgtcataaagccctgacctcaatcctatagaaaatttgtgggcagaactgaaaaagcatgtgcgagcaaggaggcctacaaacctgactcagttacaccagctctgtcaggaggaatgggccataattcacccaacttattgtgggaagcttgtggaaggctaaccgaaacgtttgatccaagttaaacaatttcaaggcaatgctaccaaatactaattgagtgtatgtacacttctgacccactgggaatgtgatgaaagaaataaaatctgaaataaatcattctctctactattattctgacatttcacattcttaaaataaagtggggatcctaactgacctaagacagggaatttttactaggaataaatgtcaggaattgtgaaaaactgagtttaaatgtatttgactaaggtgtatgtaaacttccgacttcaactgtatgtgtactACAGtattttgtctctttctctctgtatttaaCAGATTCTCCATCTCTTACCCTCTCGCCTAACTTTATCTGTCTCCTTTTAACCTTTGTAATGATTGCAACTTCCTTGCTGTGAAAGAACTACAGTGAAAGAAGTGTGTTCTCCCAGCATTTCCCCAGAGCAGGACAGTattagtcccaaatggcaccatattccctatttagtgcactacttttgaccagagccactaGCGAACAGGGTGGCATTTAGGATGTAAGCACAGCCTCTTAAACTTACACCGAAAAGCTGTAGTGGTTGCCAAGCAACTGGTAGTTTGGCAGCTCTCAGATATTGGTGTACTTCATCTGACAGAGATTTTCCACAATAgagaaatacactgagtgtacaaaacattaggaacacttaagTTGCTCcccgtttgccctcagaacagccttccTTTGTCGTGGCATGGACTCTACCAGGTGCCGGAAatgcacagggatgctggcccattttgactccagtgcttcccacagttgtgacaagttgtctggatgtcctttgggtggtggaccattcttgatacacacaggaaactgttgtttTTGAAAAGCCCAGccacgttgcagttcttgacacactcaaaccggtgcacctggcacttactaccataagggtggctactttgaagaatctaaaatatattttgatttgtttaacactttttttgcttactacatatgtgttatttcatagtgttgatgtctccactattattctacaatgtagaaaatagtaaaaataaagaaaaacccttgaatgagtaggtgtgcccaaacttttaactggtactgtaactCTGTCGCTCTCTACTATTCTAGAATCTTTCTAAATTGCTGCATTGCCCTAATTAAATCGTTCAGGGGGTGAGATAGAGGGTGGGATGGGAGGTGCACTTATGTAGTCCAAAATCCTGTATTCTGTATGATTTTCTTCCAAGGCATTTGGAGAAAGACCTTTTCTCTAGCAGCTTGAATAAGGTCTCAGCCAATTCCCTCATTgtatacagtaatacagtgtaattatacagtactgtacccAATTTAGGGCTAAATTACCTCTCACAAAGTTTTCTTTAGTTGTTGACAGAAGAGCGGTAACTGTTTGTCCAATAGTTTGTCCGTTAGATTGTGTTTGTACAGGCTGTAGAGTGGGTGGCGTGCTTCAGCCacagctgttgtgtgtgtgtgggagagttttgttgtgttgctgtcaATCTGTTGTAATGTTTAAAGGAGTAGTTTTCTTTTTTTACAACCAAATATCTATTTGTATGTTATAGAAATGTCCAGACCTCTTTTTTGTAATTTCACATGATTTTGAGAAACGTACCCTAAACAGGAAATCACTTCCTCATCCTTGATGTGTAGTATGGGGGCCCCAAAAACACATGAACAaaggctccaaaaacacccaaacatgtcattttagaaacggcaaagctctcagtatagtgatacagGTCTTTGACGTT
It includes:
- the LOC129816562 gene encoding microtubule-associated protein 2-like isoform X7, yielding MADDRQREDSPPQWDPSGAQDPSTPPAHGANGYPPSYRACQPGTAHGAAPPSYTARENGFNGDHAVTAEQVSARIVQEVTAEAVAVLKGEQETRLPSVEDTVNLPPSPPPSPAAEHCFGPLDQDVGDEEEEACPLHHFQNSRERCKFLAPSISVSMPEDDPYHSDEEYYDHPLFSPEWDRSVSSRPSVPASAFRQIQETIEALTDTFEEEEEEVLMLEEEEMEGAAAEIAAALEELWSGDEPELDSPPAEPLKQAEAIGEAHTVPLVEAEAASAAPEGSNGRVEEKEEEVAEAEGEEESPEEALKMDTDKPDSERSGSLSPDFTEQESPAFLSGVHVAAPLIPKTDMASPSPSLSPLPSNSQSQAKELSKMSILDEPKTVSEKQPSVDVLESSNLTTDSGSGFTTAGDRGQGQGVPSDSNKDKSGMSAYFETSALKPDEGSKGVQAEGYYELSTAGEEKKVLGSSSPTVTSPLEINYSMLAQTQSVEEKSDTKKSSMGDQKETLPALDRSNECRLSPGKLALDQRSYSLNITIGSMDPSGHGRPRNFSPLATDIMCFTSGSLEESANYLPVTTPSVEKEPPPFPPLILETAASVTSDSSSPPHNTATETPGEKTSPQGSESPESPFPPKYYYKNGTVMAPDLPEMLDLAGSRSRLASENTDPEIMRRKSVPADAQGLGSDSLANLVLGDQSQNQSLAKSESQLEELGYCVFSEYSGPMPSPADLHSPIDSPPQRFTPMALEEKMAEEKLKIDARDKLAEDEKTSQLAESAGSKEKEETKQMGQNDSASEEKDNKKISHENVSMENQKDKPASALKSAESFVTPTVTVTLEEEEKLGDNGPETDPEMAAYERQIRRLEMEDRPLSMEEERELQELREKVKDKFLVHQEAYEEVDAEDVYQLTGVAKDRIGRPVRPSPASSVESTTEEDNVSVTETEKPKQTGGQTTPTKVDVMGTSPSVSGGGVSTTEEDKVSVTEIEKPKQTGGQTMPTKVDVMGTSPSVLGGGVSTTEEEKVPVTETEKPKQTGGQTMPTKVDIMVTSPSVSGDGVSTTEEEKVPVTEIEKPKQTGGQTMPTKVDIMVTSPSVSGDGVSTTEEENVPVTETEKPKQTGGQTMPTRVDIMVTSPSVSGDGVSTTEEEKVSVTEIEKPKQTGGQTTPTKIDVMTTSPSVSGGGVSTTEEENENVSEEELKKEQVVEVKEKTMEEKKKGEEGEGEEGEEDTEQAVEPEEIMIKIKPSMPVEKEENVEKDRMTNKVEEEEEDSEVLGGAGAAVIDVPEPRAAIESVVTVEDDFITVVQTIDEGEEPGHSVRFSAPPEPETPEEEEEESQEVEIMEAASLEEVGDVSEEALEKEVHASPEKVQLETEGQTESYDRDETTMDDSILDSSWVDTQDLSTVDVDDDMSMAAEQIEPLRADRVPAPPVKKYKTLQQQKQEKQPVKPKAKSGRVKGREGCVSTPERKAIRKETVYIPREDIKKKKAVIKKTELTKKGETRSSPSRKSVLKPTAVRHPRPAQPQPHPCARRKPTVGVPEGRRPLSVARQSRDRASSPPLTKIPTCKTRVAALLPPRPNSSCSSHTKKNLLGEVELDRPRPSSAGPHDSTTLPRLIYADGGSQSPKRSSLPRPASVPRPASILSRRTHHQPHDQEESSTSITSSGSTAPRRPTSFSTEVRAEHRTGRAPSWTGTQSMRSRSLCTTTRTPGSTAISPGTPPSYSYSCRTPGTPLTPGTPRSRSLLQEKKVALLRTPPKSPATTPKQLRVLNQPLPDLKNIKSKIGSTDNIKYQPKGGQIQILNKKLDFSHVQSKCGSKDNMKHSPRGGHVQIQTKKIDLSHVTSKCGSLDNIRHRPGGGNVRIESVKLDFKDKAQPKVGSLDNAHHTPGGGHIMALNTLNPTCLSSFPGPEHPEPNLPPVHSRP